A portion of the Halobacillus ihumii genome contains these proteins:
- a CDS encoding ECF transporter S component codes for MNTYKLTLIAMLASMAIAGRLVMANIPNVQPVTAIIIIAGFWLGPLAAVIMAFLTTFLSNVFLGMGYWTIWQILSWSIIGLGAGLIGKYWANIPVWMLSIYGFLSGIVYGLIISFTMRVAGQPFWAYYLAGLPMDLNHAASNVIFILVLSPVLGTLFSRYQKKHSLTSV; via the coding sequence ATGAATACGTATAAATTAACGTTAATTGCAATGCTTGCTTCGATGGCAATTGCAGGACGTCTGGTGATGGCGAACATTCCAAATGTACAGCCTGTTACTGCCATTATTATCATTGCAGGCTTCTGGCTAGGGCCGCTGGCAGCAGTCATTATGGCTTTCTTAACAACATTTCTCTCTAATGTTTTTCTAGGGATGGGGTACTGGACTATATGGCAAATTCTATCCTGGTCTATAATCGGACTGGGAGCAGGTTTAATCGGCAAATACTGGGCGAACATTCCAGTATGGATGCTATCAATATATGGGTTTCTAAGCGGAATTGTCTATGGACTAATTATTTCTTTTACAATGAGAGTTGCAGGACAGCCGTTTTGGGCTTATTATTTAGCAGGATTGCCGATGGACTTAAATCATGCCGCAAGCAACGTAATTTTTATCCTTGTGCTCTCCCCGGTGTTAGGAACATTGTTTTCTCGTTATCAAAAGAAACATTCGCTTACAAGTGTATAA
- a CDS encoding helix-turn-helix domain-containing protein — protein sequence MFLYILLTCINQMKRERTISGIFHLLKGKRSAQTLQDARVYGIDDFFGICPNLSKPKLATTIQIAVDNDLILIENEQFASLTKDGVDYLANYQGPRPDYFSGMADAANVQVFEGRLRLLIQTVTNLSVNNRSFLAIIEQPPIQQWVKHHYSRIKEGMKEVEEQLYEELANLLSKRTEVEAVLFTSRLTGGRIIGETREQLARDHNLSEQEVDILLSHVSYYLYEQCRISPSCYPAIATCLEGLSSSSLITRSAKRTYQFLEKGFTLESIAAIRKLKLSTIQDHVIEAALVVPGFSIRPFINEEHEQAILASASRLQTRRLKRIYEAFQGQFSYFELRLVLAAAKKEPMSYA from the coding sequence TTGTTTCTATATATTCTTTTAACATGTATAAACCAAATGAAAAGGGAGCGTACAATTTCAGGGATTTTCCACTTATTAAAGGGAAAACGCTCAGCTCAAACTCTGCAGGACGCTCGTGTGTATGGTATTGATGATTTTTTTGGAATATGCCCGAACCTTTCCAAGCCAAAACTTGCGACAACTATCCAAATAGCTGTTGATAATGACTTAATTTTAATAGAAAATGAGCAGTTTGCCTCACTGACAAAAGACGGAGTTGACTACCTTGCCAACTATCAAGGACCGCGTCCAGACTATTTCTCGGGCATGGCAGATGCAGCAAATGTGCAAGTATTCGAAGGCCGGCTTCGATTACTGATTCAAACCGTGACAAATCTGTCAGTGAATAATCGGTCTTTTTTAGCTATTATTGAGCAGCCACCGATTCAACAATGGGTCAAACACCACTATAGTCGAATCAAGGAAGGTATGAAGGAAGTAGAAGAACAATTATATGAAGAATTAGCGAATTTGCTCAGTAAACGGACTGAAGTGGAAGCAGTCCTGTTTACAAGCAGGTTAACAGGGGGAAGGATTATAGGGGAAACGAGAGAACAACTTGCACGTGATCATAACCTATCGGAACAGGAAGTCGATATATTGCTATCACATGTATCCTATTACTTGTACGAACAATGCCGAATTAGCCCATCATGCTACCCGGCAATAGCAACTTGTCTGGAAGGATTGTCTTCTTCTAGTCTTATCACACGTTCTGCAAAAAGAACGTATCAGTTCCTGGAGAAGGGATTTACATTAGAGAGTATTGCAGCAATCCGAAAGTTAAAACTAAGTACTATACAAGATCATGTAATCGAAGCTGCACTAGTGGTTCCAGGTTTCTCGATCCGTCCATTTATCAATGAAGAGCATGAACAGGCTATATTGGCATCAGCCTCTCGTCTGCAAACAAGACGTTTGAAACGGATTTACGAAGCATTTCAAGGTCAATTTTCCTACTTTGAACTTCGATTAGTTTTAGCAGCAGCGAAAAAGGAGCCAATGTCATATGCGTAA
- a CDS encoding ATP-binding protein — MFWRSVVGKLWFTILLLVCFVLVILTVLLLEFFENYHVVDAERELLQTASKVSEVVQEYDDKNLIQSMAELIKDPSSHVLVTYDSTEFISSDSNSNDLPAVGYDWFMSDPELSSVIKENEDVMKVAGFAKSDLEIMVVGTPLSNGEGAVFVYQSLDTIQKTSDQTTKIVFLGAGIAIILTTIFAFFLSTRITAPLIKMREGALELARGEFNTKIPILTHDEIGELAMAFNRMGRELKFHINAVNQEKEQLSGILRSMADGVLTINRQGEILVSNPPADQFYQSWIYENDGNEPAHGKREVPQPMRKLFDEVIETEQEVMTEITVQGRTWVMLMTPLYDRTYIRGAVAVLRDMTEERRLDKLRKDFIANVSHELRTPISMLQGYSEAIVDDVAETKEDKNELAKIIHDESLRISRLVNELLDLARMEAGHMTLYKDTVEVMPFLEKIIRKFQGLANEREINLQLYSNDAQGTIHIDADRIEQVLTNLIDNAIRHTNDYGSVDVIAERTSDQWIVKVTDSGLGIPEEDLPFVFERFYKADKSRKRENSKKGTGLGLAIAKNIIEAHKGSIHVHSRVNEGTTFTFTLPTELEQEEK; from the coding sequence ATGTTCTGGCGCAGTGTAGTCGGGAAATTATGGTTTACGATTTTATTGCTCGTTTGTTTTGTTTTAGTCATACTCACTGTATTACTTCTTGAGTTCTTTGAAAATTACCATGTGGTGGATGCTGAACGCGAGCTATTACAAACCGCTTCAAAAGTATCGGAGGTCGTACAAGAGTATGATGATAAGAATTTAATTCAATCGATGGCTGAACTAATTAAGGATCCCTCCAGCCATGTTCTTGTAACCTACGATTCGACTGAATTTATTTCTTCTGATAGTAATTCAAACGATTTGCCTGCAGTAGGGTACGATTGGTTTATGAGTGATCCTGAACTATCCTCAGTCATTAAAGAGAATGAAGATGTGATGAAAGTGGCGGGATTTGCCAAGTCAGATTTGGAGATTATGGTCGTGGGTACCCCACTTTCAAATGGTGAAGGTGCAGTATTTGTCTACCAATCGCTTGATACCATTCAAAAGACGTCTGATCAAACAACTAAAATTGTTTTCCTTGGCGCAGGAATCGCTATAATCTTGACTACAATCTTCGCCTTTTTCTTATCAACAAGAATCACCGCTCCGTTAATTAAAATGCGAGAGGGCGCTTTGGAACTTGCAAGAGGGGAATTCAATACAAAGATTCCGATTTTAACACATGATGAAATCGGAGAACTGGCTATGGCTTTTAATCGTATGGGACGAGAACTTAAGTTTCACATTAATGCTGTTAATCAAGAAAAAGAACAATTGTCCGGTATTTTACGTTCCATGGCGGATGGAGTGCTTACGATTAATAGGCAGGGAGAAATTTTAGTCTCTAACCCGCCCGCTGATCAATTTTATCAGTCCTGGATATACGAAAATGACGGGAACGAACCTGCCCATGGAAAAAGGGAAGTGCCTCAGCCCATGCGAAAACTATTTGATGAGGTTATTGAGACTGAGCAGGAAGTGATGACTGAAATTACTGTGCAAGGACGAACGTGGGTAATGTTAATGACCCCTCTTTATGATCGTACTTATATAAGGGGAGCGGTAGCGGTACTGAGAGACATGACAGAGGAGCGGCGTTTGGATAAATTAAGAAAAGATTTTATTGCAAACGTCTCACATGAACTAAGAACTCCGATTTCAATGTTACAGGGATACAGTGAAGCAATTGTGGATGATGTAGCCGAAACGAAGGAAGATAAAAACGAGCTGGCTAAAATTATTCATGATGAATCACTCCGTATCAGCAGGCTAGTGAATGAATTACTGGATCTCGCTCGAATGGAAGCCGGTCATATGACTCTTTATAAGGATACAGTCGAAGTAATGCCGTTTCTTGAAAAAATTATTCGTAAATTTCAGGGATTGGCAAACGAAAGAGAGATCAACCTTCAGCTTTATTCAAATGACGCGCAAGGAACCATTCATATCGATGCAGATCGCATTGAGCAGGTATTAACGAATTTAATAGATAATGCGATTCGGCATACGAATGATTACGGATCGGTGGATGTAATAGCCGAACGAACATCTGATCAATGGATCGTGAAAGTCACAGATTCAGGATTGGGAATACCTGAAGAAGATCTCCCATTTGTATTTGAACGATTCTATAAAGCAGATAAGTCTAGAAAAAGGGAAAATAGTAAGAAAGGAACGGGTCTGGGACTCGCTATTGCCAAAAACATCATTGAGGCTCATAAAGGGTCGATTCATGTTCATAGTAGAGTGAATGAGGGAACAACTTTCACCTTTACTCTGCCGACAGAACTGGAACAAGAGGAGAAATAG
- the sigX gene encoding RNA polymerase sigma factor SigX, giving the protein MKPFFDEFYDKYHRDLFQFIYYMVKNRSAAEDLTQEVYIKVLQSYQSFDGRSSEKTWLFSIARHVTIDYFRKQGRKRKKIMDFFNWEEKGESIKDEEALPDEVAELNDRMREVYEALDQCTVDQKSVIILRYIQGMTIQETAAILQFSESKVKTTQHRGMLALKKRLGVKGGSEHEA; this is encoded by the coding sequence GTGAAACCGTTCTTTGATGAATTTTACGATAAATATCATCGAGATTTATTTCAATTTATTTATTATATGGTAAAAAATCGATCAGCCGCTGAAGATTTAACCCAGGAGGTTTATATAAAAGTGCTTCAATCATATCAATCATTTGATGGCAGGAGCAGTGAAAAAACATGGTTATTTTCGATAGCTAGACATGTGACTATTGATTACTTCCGCAAGCAGGGACGTAAAAGAAAAAAGATTATGGACTTTTTTAACTGGGAAGAAAAAGGTGAATCAATAAAGGATGAGGAAGCCTTGCCGGACGAAGTGGCGGAACTGAATGACAGGATGAGAGAAGTTTACGAAGCATTAGATCAGTGTACGGTAGATCAAAAAAGTGTCATTATCTTAAGGTATATACAGGGGATGACGATACAAGAAACCGCAGCCATTTTGCAGTTTTCGGAGAGTAAGGTTAAAACTACTCAGCATAGAGGAATGCTTGCTTTAAAGAAACGATTAGGTGTAAAGGGGGGTAGTGAGCATGAAGCATAA
- a CDS encoding RecQ family ATP-dependent DNA helicase — translation MRNLDLKEKLYKHFGYRQFRQGQEEIIGKVLEGRDVLGILPTGVGKSLCFQLPALLFSGSTVVVSPLISLMVDQVKQMKAAGLKSVIALNSFMDYKEKRKVLEKLDQYSLIYLSPEMLQNKSVMYQLTKLHVDLFVIDEAHCISQWGHEFRTDYLKLSHSIKQVGDPVVLALSATATPEVQTDIKEQLARREMDSVVYPMDKVNMSFAVEETASHEEKLERITQVLSQNKSPTMIYFSSRMWAERISEELKTRVDQRIAFYHGGMEQMDRLLVQQQFMNDQLDVICCTSAFGMGVDKSNIRRVIHYHFPTELESFIQEIGRAGRDGKPCASLMLYTPGDYHLPQMFIENELVKPEDVEGILHSIYVIVNRQDSILNDEEMAEELRLSETQWNFIKYQLEQEKLINHHPVITDKHEWTRIAEKIRWILQNRWKYKNRKLQEMVSWLHHPDCKRKKLYSPFQPETRIPEVACCSNCGFRMEDMKLDSEACSVRFADDWKSRLAKIFHQGDYHATD, via the coding sequence ATGCGTAATCTTGATTTAAAAGAGAAGCTTTATAAGCATTTTGGCTACCGTCAGTTTAGGCAGGGACAAGAGGAGATTATTGGCAAGGTACTTGAAGGCAGAGATGTATTGGGCATCTTACCGACTGGTGTTGGAAAGTCACTCTGTTTCCAGCTGCCTGCTCTACTGTTTTCTGGAAGCACGGTCGTTGTGTCACCGCTTATTTCACTAATGGTTGATCAAGTGAAGCAAATGAAAGCTGCTGGACTCAAGTCGGTTATTGCCTTAAACAGCTTTATGGATTATAAAGAAAAGCGTAAGGTATTAGAAAAGCTGGATCAATATTCTCTGATTTACCTATCCCCTGAAATGCTGCAAAATAAGTCTGTGATGTACCAATTGACAAAACTGCATGTTGACTTATTTGTGATTGACGAAGCCCATTGCATCTCGCAATGGGGTCATGAGTTTAGGACAGACTATTTAAAACTAAGCCATTCGATTAAACAAGTTGGTGACCCTGTAGTTCTGGCTCTAAGTGCCACGGCTACCCCTGAGGTGCAAACGGATATTAAGGAACAGCTAGCCCGGCGAGAGATGGACTCAGTTGTCTATCCAATGGACAAAGTAAATATGAGTTTTGCTGTAGAAGAAACAGCGAGTCATGAAGAAAAATTAGAGAGAATTACTCAAGTATTATCCCAAAATAAATCCCCCACTATGATCTATTTTTCTAGTCGAATGTGGGCCGAACGGATCTCGGAAGAGCTGAAAACGAGAGTGGACCAAAGAATCGCATTTTATCATGGTGGGATGGAGCAAATGGACCGTCTCCTCGTCCAGCAGCAGTTCATGAACGATCAGCTGGACGTGATTTGTTGTACAAGTGCTTTCGGCATGGGGGTTGATAAATCAAACATCCGAAGAGTGATTCACTATCACTTCCCGACAGAACTGGAATCATTTATACAGGAAATCGGCCGAGCTGGGCGAGATGGAAAGCCTTGTGCAAGTTTGATGTTGTACACTCCTGGTGATTATCACTTACCGCAAATGTTTATTGAAAATGAACTGGTAAAACCAGAGGATGTCGAAGGAATTCTTCATTCCATTTATGTCATTGTTAATAGACAAGACTCCATATTGAATGATGAAGAAATGGCTGAGGAGCTTAGGTTATCTGAAACGCAGTGGAATTTTATTAAATATCAACTGGAGCAGGAGAAGTTAATTAATCATCATCCTGTTATTACAGATAAACATGAGTGGACACGAATTGCTGAGAAGATTCGGTGGATTCTTCAAAACAGATGGAAATATAAAAATAGGAAGCTCCAGGAAATGGTAAGTTGGCTTCATCATCCAGATTGTAAAAGGAAAAAGCTTTATTCTCCTTTTCAACCGGAAACGAGAATTCCGGAAGTAGCATGTTGCAGCAACTGTGGTTTTCGTATGGAAGACATGAAGTTAGATTCAGAAGCCTGTTCTGTTAGATTTGCTGACGACTGGAAGTCTCGGTTAGCAAAGATCTTTCATCAAGGAGACTATCATGCAACTGACTAA
- a CDS encoding ferredoxin: MAKFTMVDQDTCIACGACGAAAPDIFDYDDEGLAYALLDDNMGNEEVPEVYEEDMEDAFEGCPTDSIKISDEPFEGDPLKFE; this comes from the coding sequence TTGGCAAAGTTTACAATGGTTGACCAGGATACATGTATTGCTTGTGGAGCATGTGGTGCCGCTGCCCCTGATATCTTTGACTATGACGATGAAGGGTTAGCTTACGCCTTGCTGGATGATAATATGGGAAACGAAGAAGTTCCTGAAGTTTACGAAGAAGATATGGAGGATGCATTTGAAGGCTGTCCGACAGACTCCATTAAAATATCTGATGAGCCTTTTGAAGGCGACCCTCTCAAGTTTGAATAA
- a CDS encoding DUF4430 domain-containing protein yields MRKMYALITALMVTLFVLAGCQTEGGGEEASTSQEEKQEVTLNIELSKNKGEKVLANEEVTVEEGTVLMEVMKNNFEVAEKDGFITGLEGITASEGEQKAWMFTINGETSMVGANKYEVKQGDEIVFDFQSWES; encoded by the coding sequence ATGAGAAAGATGTATGCACTAATCACAGCATTAATGGTGACCTTGTTCGTGCTCGCTGGCTGTCAAACTGAAGGTGGAGGAGAAGAGGCCAGCACCAGCCAAGAGGAGAAGCAGGAAGTAACACTTAACATCGAACTATCTAAGAACAAAGGGGAAAAAGTGCTCGCCAATGAAGAAGTAACAGTTGAAGAAGGCACTGTGTTAATGGAAGTGATGAAAAACAACTTTGAGGTGGCAGAGAAAGATGGGTTTATTACGGGACTTGAAGGAATTACTGCCAGCGAAGGAGAGCAAAAGGCCTGGATGTTTACCATAAACGGGGAAACTTCAATGGTTGGAGCAAATAAATACGAGGTAAAACAGGGCGACGAAATTGTCTTTGATTTTCAATCCTGGGAATCATGA
- a CDS encoding GerMN domain-containing protein: MKHNDKQDTRIEKMLHELPQIDDTKSKDDYYRLITADSNQQSSRRPRWLFPGIASVIAVLILAVVVPFSYYSMKEGAVDHPQSAEHQNLKLEKSEGSSSGNDLPLKTNQQSSDQTVHELKSMVVEEISSNMKPLAAVDQSVQHIVPLTVVSEENEREGSNINTEQLGLSENILENITISIDENDEKAQVTFPNNFSVSGNAMSTSIVNSIKWSVEPYNVENISIQTEDGSPVSLGSYGKVSSLSVIEEGSFIFKVFKPSSSDSSFFVPISIKNESTISTALKELKKDEKDPEVDSPLPPEVTIQSAHEEGNELIVELNNPKSVDKQQMLTAIESILMTAQHFGYDRVEFENTSIGKLGPYELSKTVETPKALNPVPAEE, translated from the coding sequence ATGAAGCATAATGATAAACAAGATACACGTATAGAAAAAATGCTGCATGAGCTCCCGCAAATTGATGACACAAAAAGTAAAGATGATTATTATCGCCTGATCACCGCTGACTCTAACCAACAGTCTTCAAGGCGCCCAAGATGGCTGTTTCCTGGTATAGCTTCCGTCATTGCAGTGCTCATTCTGGCCGTAGTAGTGCCTTTTTCATATTATTCCATGAAGGAAGGGGCTGTCGATCATCCGCAATCTGCTGAGCATCAAAATTTGAAGCTGGAAAAGTCGGAAGGTTCCAGCAGCGGAAATGATCTTCCTTTAAAAACCAACCAGCAGTCCTCTGATCAAACTGTTCATGAGTTGAAAAGTATGGTGGTTGAAGAAATTTCCAGTAATATGAAGCCTTTGGCAGCTGTTGATCAGAGTGTTCAACATATCGTTCCTCTTACGGTTGTATCTGAAGAGAATGAACGTGAAGGAAGCAATATCAATACAGAACAGCTTGGATTATCAGAAAATATTCTTGAAAATATCACCATTTCAATTGATGAAAACGATGAAAAGGCTCAGGTGACGTTTCCTAATAACTTTTCGGTTAGCGGAAATGCGATGAGCACTTCAATTGTTAACAGTATAAAATGGTCAGTGGAGCCTTACAATGTTGAGAATATTTCCATTCAGACTGAGGACGGCTCACCGGTATCGCTGGGCAGTTATGGAAAAGTATCATCATTGTCGGTTATCGAAGAGGGTAGTTTCATTTTCAAAGTATTTAAGCCTTCTTCAAGTGACAGTTCCTTTTTCGTTCCCATATCGATCAAGAATGAGAGTACGATAAGCACCGCTTTAAAAGAGTTAAAGAAAGATGAGAAGGATCCAGAAGTGGATTCTCCGCTACCACCTGAGGTGACCATTCAATCTGCACATGAAGAAGGCAATGAACTCATCGTCGAACTTAATAATCCTAAGTCTGTTGATAAACAACAAATGCTGACAGCCATAGAATCCATTTTAATGACCGCTCAACATTTCGGTTATGATCGAGTTGAATTCGAAAACACGTCAATCGGCAAGTTAGGTCCATATGAATTGAGTAAAACGGTGGAAACACCGAAGGCGCTGAACCCAGTTCCTGCAGAGGAATAA
- a CDS encoding helix-turn-helix transcriptional regulator yields the protein MDREQLIQQVSKKIKLIRVEYRYTQDRMAAILGVSKKTLVQIEKERTLASWTTVVAVCALFLESDVLKGLLGDAPLEIIETIAHNQVDRTEKRIIKGRVWWTTSEERKRFKLQQNVISQHYRIIDELGNRWYSSFDKEATLFRYSQLTKND from the coding sequence ATGGATAGAGAACAATTGATACAGCAGGTATCGAAGAAAATCAAATTAATACGTGTTGAGTATAGGTATACTCAGGACCGTATGGCTGCGATCCTAGGAGTATCAAAGAAGACGCTCGTGCAAATTGAAAAGGAAAGAACATTGGCTAGTTGGACAACAGTTGTAGCGGTATGTGCCTTGTTTCTGGAAAGCGATGTCCTGAAAGGCTTGCTGGGAGATGCTCCACTCGAAATCATTGAAACCATTGCTCACAATCAGGTGGATCGTACTGAAAAGAGGATTATAAAGGGTAGAGTGTGGTGGACGACAAGCGAGGAGAGAAAACGATTTAAGCTTCAGCAAAATGTAATTAGTCAGCATTACCGAATTATTGATGAACTTGGAAACCGCTGGTACTCAAGTTTTGATAAAGAAGCAACGCTATTTAGATATAGTCAGCTTACTAAAAATGATTAA
- the ccsB gene encoding c-type cytochrome biogenesis protein CcsB: MELSTVSSNLLYAAFIIYLVATFFFGGTIRDKQRKKSGIAGKIGITLTIVGFLTQIGYFITRWIASGHAPVSNLFEFTTFFGMMLVLAFIVMYFIYRINVLGLFALPIALLIIAFASMFPSEISPLVPSLQSHWLYIHVTTASLGQAVLSVSFVAGLIFLIRQIDQSEKSKHTFWLEFVIYMLATALAFIIISSSFNAVNYQVTFEAPIQEQPTEIKYQMPAIAGPTDGELITEGMSPLFEVPQWMRGQDAAIKFNTMIWSFLGGLVLYWLARLILRKRIGAAVQPLLRKVNPELVDEISYRAVAIGFPIFTLGALIFAMIWAQQAWDRFWGWDPKEVWALITFFFYAAYLHLRLSRGWQGMKSAWLAVGGFAIIMFNLLAVNLIISGLHSYA; the protein is encoded by the coding sequence ATGGAGTTAAGTACAGTTAGCAGTAACTTACTTTACGCCGCATTTATTATTTATCTAGTCGCTACGTTTTTCTTCGGGGGAACGATACGTGACAAGCAAAGGAAAAAATCTGGTATTGCCGGTAAAATAGGAATCACCTTAACGATTGTGGGTTTTCTCACACAAATAGGTTATTTTATTACAAGATGGATAGCGAGTGGACATGCTCCTGTCAGTAATTTATTCGAATTCACAACATTTTTTGGCATGATGCTGGTTCTGGCGTTTATCGTCATGTATTTTATTTATCGAATTAATGTACTGGGACTGTTCGCACTGCCCATCGCGTTGCTTATCATTGCGTTTGCGAGTATGTTTCCTAGTGAAATTTCACCGCTCGTTCCATCTTTGCAATCGCATTGGCTTTACATTCATGTGACAACAGCATCGCTTGGACAAGCTGTTTTATCCGTAAGTTTTGTGGCTGGTTTGATATTTTTAATTCGCCAAATTGATCAAAGTGAAAAATCTAAACACACGTTTTGGCTTGAGTTTGTCATCTATATGCTGGCTACAGCGTTAGCCTTTATCATTATTTCCTCATCGTTTAATGCGGTGAATTATCAAGTCACTTTTGAAGCACCTATCCAGGAACAGCCAACTGAAATTAAGTATCAAATGCCGGCTATTGCGGGTCCAACTGATGGAGAACTTATTACAGAAGGTATGTCTCCATTGTTTGAAGTGCCACAGTGGATGCGCGGGCAGGATGCCGCCATTAAGTTTAATACGATGATTTGGTCATTCCTTGGGGGACTCGTGCTTTACTGGCTTGCTCGTTTAATTCTTAGAAAACGGATTGGGGCAGCAGTTCAGCCTCTTCTGAGAAAAGTCAACCCGGAACTGGTCGATGAGATATCTTATCGTGCCGTGGCCATTGGCTTCCCAATTTTCACACTCGGAGCTCTTATTTTTGCCATGATTTGGGCCCAACAAGCCTGGGACCGCTTTTGGGGATGGGACCCTAAAGAGGTGTGGGCCTTGATTACTTTCTTTTTCTATGCCGCCTATTTACACCTCAGACTTTCAAGGGGATGGCAAGGTATGAAATCAGCCTGGCTTGCTGTTGGTGGTTTTGCCATCATTATGTTTAACTTGCTAGCGGTAAACTTAATCATCTCCGGGCTCCATTCGTACGCATAA
- a CDS encoding response regulator transcription factor has product MDYEAKILVVDDEERIRRLIRMYLEREDYIVDEAEEGNEALRKALQEDYDVILLDLMMPGMDGIEVCKELREKKATPVIMLTAKGEESNRVQGFEVGTDDYIVKPFSPREVVLRVKAILRRASSTKFLETDTAARNVLVFPHMTIDNDAHRVTADNKEVSLTPKEYELLNYMAQKPDKVFDREQLLKEVWQYEFFGDLRTVDTHVKRLREKLSKVSTDAAGMIVTVWGVGYKFEVSGE; this is encoded by the coding sequence ATGGATTATGAAGCAAAAATTTTAGTTGTAGATGATGAGGAACGTATTAGAAGGTTAATCCGTATGTACTTAGAACGAGAAGATTATATAGTTGATGAAGCCGAAGAAGGAAATGAAGCCTTAAGAAAAGCTTTGCAGGAAGATTATGATGTCATATTACTTGATCTTATGATGCCTGGAATGGACGGAATAGAGGTGTGTAAGGAACTGCGAGAGAAGAAGGCTACACCCGTTATTATGCTGACTGCTAAAGGGGAGGAGTCTAATCGCGTTCAAGGCTTTGAGGTAGGAACAGATGATTATATTGTGAAACCATTCAGCCCAAGAGAAGTAGTTTTACGGGTGAAAGCGATTCTAAGACGTGCTTCGTCCACTAAATTTCTCGAGACAGATACAGCTGCTCGAAATGTGCTGGTATTCCCGCATATGACCATTGATAATGATGCACATCGGGTTACAGCGGACAATAAAGAAGTATCATTGACACCTAAAGAGTATGAACTCTTGAACTACATGGCCCAGAAACCGGATAAGGTCTTTGATCGTGAACAATTGTTGAAAGAGGTATGGCAGTATGAATTTTTTGGTGACTTACGGACTGTCGACACTCACGTGAAACGCCTTCGCGAGAAATTGAGTAAAGTTTCTACAGATGCAGCTGGAATGATCGTAACAGTCTGGGGTGTAGGCTATAAATTTGAGGTAAGTGGCGAGTAA